A genomic window from Vigna radiata var. radiata cultivar VC1973A unplaced genomic scaffold, Vradiata_ver6 scaffold_153, whole genome shotgun sequence includes:
- the LOC106752615 gene encoding uncharacterized protein LOC106752615 — protein MASSNFGASSSSENXDEEQPLIPDNVDDFSTDDEMDNLLRDEXGXDDEMTXSSQQVIPELHERMQFESKEQTVAAIKQYHITNGYKYSVVESKPNIYVIRCLEYHNGCQWRLRAAYSKVRKYWEIKNIDGQHTCXPNILSQDHSNLDSTHIAAIVSNXVRTNPSIPIKSLIEDIKARFGYSVSYRKAWIAKQKALAMEFGDWEESYNHLPRWLHAVKEANPGTILQCTGSPVDIDGQTDHNCYIMERVFW, from the exons ATGGCATCGTCAAACTTCGGAGCATCTTCGTCATCAGAAAACATNGATGAAGAACAACCTTTGATACCagataatgttgatgatttCAGCACAGATGATGAAATGGATAATTTACTTCGCGATGAACNCGGTNATGACGATGAAATGACANCGTCATCTCAGCAAGTGATTCCAGAACTGCATGAGCGTATGCAATTCGAATCAAAGGAACAAACTGTTGCTGCTATCAAACAATATCACATCACCAACGGTTACAAATACAGCGTTGTNGAATCGAAGCCTAACATCTACGTTATTCGATGTCTAGAATACCACAACGGTTGTCAATGGCGATTGAGAGCAGCCTACAGCAAAGTCCGTAAATATTGGGAAATCAAAAATATTGATGGCCAACATACCTGTTTNCCAAACATACTTTCTCAAGATCATTCAAATCTTGATAGTACTCACATTGCCGCAATTGTATCAAATNCTGTCCGCACAAACCCCTCCATTCCCATAAAAAGTTTGATTGAAGATATTAAAGCTCGATTCGGATATTCCGTGTCATACAGAAAAGCTTGGATCGCAAAGCAAAAGGCTCTTGCTATGGAGTTTGGTGATTGGGAAGAGTCTTATAACCATTTACCCAGGTGGTTGCATGCGGTGAAGGAAGCAAACCCTGGTACAATATTACAGTGCACCGGTTCTCCAGTGGACATTGATGGACAAACAGACCATAATTGCTATATTATGGAAAGAGTTTTTTG GTGA
- the LOC106752616 gene encoding uncharacterized protein LOC106752616: MHTLLSYLRKNTMVMQNQILRWLKKPKVVKFVCLTSSVVGLLCYALSSSFNHLLGNWSWWKMLLYIVFSFIICLAILFTPARSSSTSFRLESHLAFLVLIXTSVCSFLFDNVVKGKPDAYNVISWAAFATMSLGLSNXSQFGFXIDLLYFFCGGLTVQLMKIKLWLVTVGGGFSYSLLQLRYYPSDTDGENLRLEDHNQIIIQVNDSRNVSSTSHGEANADVDSTQGTSPEDGDLRFQDYLLTQSNLPSQDGSVDDGLIIQQQLINCIKELENENHMLVSMVCSHVDKYLKAVFYSKEVPDPDINLVMNALPTEIMRRLKETVKLMVDAGFKEECSDIYNKWRREFLEQCLQKLGLQIELQFVEPKKWKIMRWLDTCKVAEKILFPNERKLCDYLFSGFSVAADVSFDKVCEELTIGLLSFVNTTITIGSYLSDLLLDFFPKMSKSLGKLVLNFTPETSFVDDIQDVLQRLVMLNNFGLIVYTDNVQAPGRGLHLITMEAMDYMHWIIKKRADRSNSIGNFLFWVMIVRMIELLEKELVAKYENYYPNPALGHAFMINNLSYIEQKTRDLKLNDDWFRQNAARVEQYCNVHLRSKSQLMLMLIVLLVTHQNI; this comes from the coding sequence ATGCATACCTTACTCTCTTATTTGAGAAAGAATACAATGGTCATGCAGAACCAAATTCTGAGATGGCTGAAGAAACCAAAGGTAGTAAAATTTGTATGTCTTACTTCATCTGTTGTTGGGCTGTTATGTTATGCTCTCAGTTCCTCTTTCAACCATCTACTGGGAAACTGGAGCTGGTGGAAGATGCttctttatattgttttcaGTTTCATCATTTGTCTAGCCATCTTGTTCACACCGGCAAGGTCAAGCTCCACCTCTTTCCGGCTGGAATCTCATTTGGCATTTTTGGTTCTTATANTCACTTCTGTTTGTTCCTTTTTGTTTGATAACGTGGTGAAGGGAAAACCAGATGCATACAACGTCATCTCTTGGGCTGCTTTTGCTACTATGTCGCTTGGCTTGTCAAATNTCAGTCAATTTGGATTCCANATTGATCTACTATATTTCTTCTGCGGAGGTCTAACAGTACAACTCATGAAGATCAAATTGTGGTTAGTCACTGTTGGAGGGGGTTTCAGTTATTCCCTCCTCCAGCTTCGTTACTATCCGAGCGACACAGACGGGGAGAACCTTCGGCTCGAGGACCACAATCAAATAATCATTCAAGTTAATGATTCAAGGAATGTTAGTAGTACAAGTCACGGAGAAGCTAATGCTGATGTTGATAGTACTCAAGGCACCTCACCAGAAGATGGGGATCTTAGATTCCAAGACTATCTACTCACTCAAAGCAATTTACCTTCGCAAGATGGAAGCGTTGATGATGGTCTTATCATCCAACAACAGCTCATCAATTGTATAAAGGAGCTTGAGAATGAGAATCATATGCTTGTTTCCATGGTTTGTAGTCACGTGGACAAATACCTTAAAGCCGTGTTTTACTCCAAAGAAGTACCGGATCCTGACATCAACTTGGTGATGAATGCACTTCCAACGGAAATTATGAGGCGCCTTAAGGAAACCGTGAAGCTGATGGTGGATGCGGGTTTTAAGGAGGAATGCAGCGACATTTACAACAAATGGCGAAGGGAGTTTCTGGAACAGTGTCTACAGAAACTTGGGTTGCAAATTGAATTGCAATTTGTAGAGCCCAAGAAATGGAAGATTATGAGGTGGTTAGACACGTGCAAGGTAGCTGAGAAGATACTGTTTCCCAATGAAAGGAAACTCTGCGATTACCTCTTTTCAGGGTTTTCTGTCGCTGCGGATGTTTCCTTCGATAAGGTTTGCGAGGAACTGACGATTGGTTTATTAAGTTTTGTCAATACCACCATAACAATTGGGAGCTATTTGTCGGATCTTTTGCTTGACTTCTTTCCTAAAATGTCGAAGTCATTGGGCAAGCTGGTTCTGAATTTCACTCCAGAGACTTCGTTTGTAGATGATATTCAAGACGTTCTGCAAAGATTGGTTATGCTAAACAACTTTGGGCTTATTGTTTACACTGATAATGTGCAGGCACCAGGCAGAGGGCTTCATCTAATTACTATGGAAGCAATGGATTACATGCATTGGATAATAAAGAAGAGGGCTGACCGATCTAACAGCATcggaaattttttattttgggtgATGATAGTAAGGATGATTGAGTTGTTAGAGAAGGAGTTGGTAGCCAAGTATGAAAACTACTATCCTAACCCTGCATTGGGCCATGCTTTTATGATCAATAATCTCAGTTACATAGAACAAAAGACGCGTGATTTGAAATTGAACGATGATTGGTTTCGACAAAACGCAGCAAGGGTGGAACAATACTGCAACGTGCATCTAAGAAGTAAGTCACAGCTAATGCTGATGTTGATAGTACTCTTGGTAACTCACCAGAACATCTAA